In the Lujinxingia vulgaris genome, one interval contains:
- the atpA gene encoding F0F1 ATP synthase subunit alpha, with product MDINIAEISSIIKKQIENYDSRMETSETGTVISIGDGIARVYGLESAMAGELLEFPGEVYGMVLNLEEDNVGVALLGSDRGIVEGDEVKLTGRIVDVPVGPALEGRVVNALGMPIDGKGPIESDLRSRIEVKAPGIIPRQSVGEPMQTGLKAIDSMVPIGRGQRELIIGDRQTGKTAVAIDTIINQKDTGVKCIYVAIGQKESTVAQTVEKLKRFGAMEYTTVVSATASQPAPLQYLAPYSGVAMGEYYRDNGQHALIVYDDLSKQAVAYRELSLLLRRPPGREAYPGDVFYIHSRLLERAAKMSDAEGGGSLTALPIIETQAGDVSAYIPTNVISITDGQIFLETDLFNAGVRPAINVGISVSRVGGAAQISAMKNVAGTLRVDLAQYRELEAFSQFASDLDKTTQAQLAKGARLVELLKQTQYSPLDAAKQVMIIFAANAGLLTALAVSDLKAYEEGLYSFAESKDPKIWDAIKGDKKFGKKAGTDGQSEVTAKVLAILEEYTENFKAQREAAAAE from the coding sequence TCAAAAAGCAGATCGAGAACTACGACTCGCGTATGGAGACCAGCGAGACGGGTACGGTTATCTCGATCGGTGATGGTATCGCGCGCGTTTACGGTCTGGAGTCGGCGATGGCCGGCGAGCTGCTGGAGTTCCCGGGCGAAGTCTACGGGATGGTGCTCAACCTGGAAGAAGACAACGTCGGTGTTGCGCTTCTGGGTAGCGACCGCGGCATTGTTGAGGGCGACGAGGTCAAGCTGACCGGTCGCATCGTCGACGTTCCGGTGGGTCCGGCGCTGGAAGGCCGCGTGGTCAACGCGCTGGGCATGCCGATCGACGGCAAGGGCCCGATCGAGAGCGACCTTCGCTCGCGTATCGAGGTCAAGGCCCCCGGCATCATTCCGCGCCAGAGCGTTGGCGAGCCGATGCAGACCGGCCTTAAGGCCATCGACTCGATGGTGCCGATTGGTCGTGGTCAGCGTGAGCTGATCATTGGTGACCGCCAGACCGGTAAGACCGCGGTGGCCATCGACACGATCATCAACCAGAAAGACACCGGCGTAAAATGCATCTACGTCGCCATCGGTCAGAAAGAGTCGACCGTTGCGCAGACCGTGGAGAAGCTCAAGCGTTTTGGTGCGATGGAATACACCACGGTGGTCTCGGCGACGGCCTCGCAGCCGGCGCCCCTGCAGTACCTTGCGCCTTACTCCGGCGTTGCGATGGGCGAGTACTACCGCGACAACGGCCAGCACGCGCTGATCGTGTACGATGACCTCTCCAAGCAGGCCGTGGCCTACCGCGAGCTCTCGCTGCTGCTTCGTCGTCCGCCGGGACGTGAAGCCTACCCCGGGGACGTCTTCTACATTCACAGCCGTCTGCTCGAGCGCGCCGCCAAGATGAGCGACGCCGAGGGTGGTGGTAGCCTCACCGCGCTGCCGATCATTGAGACCCAGGCCGGCGACGTCTCCGCCTACATTCCGACCAACGTCATCTCGATTACCGACGGTCAGATCTTTTTGGAGACCGACCTCTTCAACGCCGGTGTTCGCCCGGCGATTAACGTCGGTATCTCGGTGAGCCGCGTCGGTGGTGCCGCGCAGATCTCGGCGATGAAGAACGTCGCCGGTACGCTCCGCGTGGACCTTGCGCAGTATCGCGAGCTGGAGGCGTTCAGCCAGTTTGCCTCCGACCTCGACAAGACGACCCAGGCGCAGCTGGCCAAGGGCGCGCGACTGGTGGAGCTGCTCAAGCAGACCCAGTACAGCCCGCTGGATGCGGCCAAGCAGGTCATGATCATCTTCGCCGCCAACGCCGGCCTGCTCACCGCGCTGGCGGTCAGCGACCTCAAAGCGTACGAAGAGGGCCTGTACAGCTTCGCGGAGAGCAAAGATCCGAAGATCTGGGACGCCATCAAGGGCGACAAGAAGTTCGGCAAGAAGGCGGGCACCGACGGGCAGAGCGAGGTCACGGCGAAGGTGCTGGCGATCCTCGAAGAGTACACCGAGAACTTCAAAGCGCAGCGTGAGGCGGCGGCCGCCGAGTAA
- the atpG gene encoding ATP synthase F1 subunit gamma — protein MPNLKDIRKRIGSVKNTQKITRAMKMVAAAKLRRAQERMEASRPYAVKMGEVIDSLASRVDPESHPLLARRELREKALVIVVSSNRGLCGGFNTNLFRRVDRFLKELVTAGEKVDVVTVGRKAAGHYGRSVHPVVRSYDDVIGAIDYSQAKRIAQEAMNEYLQGDYEAVYICYNRFVSAIAVEQMVHPLLPFATNDEQADDVQASADYIYEPDVDTLLGRLLPGHIEVQVLQALLESEASEQASRMTAMDNATNNATDMIASLTLQYNRARQAYITKEIVEIVSGSESLNS, from the coding sequence ATGCCAAATCTCAAGGACATCCGCAAGCGGATCGGGTCGGTCAAGAACACCCAGAAGATCACGCGGGCGATGAAGATGGTCGCCGCCGCCAAGCTGCGCCGTGCGCAGGAGCGTATGGAGGCCTCGCGCCCCTATGCGGTCAAGATGGGGGAGGTGATCGATAGCCTGGCCTCGCGCGTGGATCCGGAGTCGCACCCCCTGCTTGCCCGTCGCGAGCTGCGGGAGAAGGCGCTGGTGATCGTGGTCAGCAGTAACCGCGGGTTGTGCGGTGGCTTTAACACCAACCTCTTTCGTCGGGTCGACCGCTTCCTCAAAGAGCTGGTCACCGCCGGCGAGAAGGTCGATGTGGTGACCGTGGGTCGCAAGGCGGCGGGTCATTACGGGCGCAGCGTCCACCCGGTTGTGCGCAGCTACGACGATGTGATCGGGGCGATCGATTACAGCCAGGCCAAGCGCATCGCCCAGGAGGCGATGAACGAGTACCTCCAGGGCGACTACGAGGCGGTCTACATCTGTTATAACCGCTTCGTCTCGGCGATCGCGGTCGAGCAGATGGTGCATCCGCTGCTTCCCTTTGCGACCAACGACGAGCAGGCCGACGATGTGCAGGCCAGCGCCGATTATATCTACGAGCCGGACGTCGACACGCTTCTCGGGCGTCTTCTCCCCGGGCATATCGAGGTCCAGGTGCTGCAGGCGCTCCTGGAGAGTGAGGCCAGCGAGCAGGCGTCGCGGATGACGGCGATGGATAACGCCACCAACAACGCCACCGACATGATCGCGTCGCTCACCCTGCAGTACAACCGCGCGCGTCAGGCCTACATCACCAAAGAAATCGTCGAGATCGTCAGCGGTTCCGAATCGCTCAACAGCTAA
- the atpD gene encoding F0F1 ATP synthase subunit beta — translation MAAEPVNTEAGQQATKLGSIKQVLGPVVDVAFATDAVPDLLTALLVTNPGLSDEEDNLVLEVALHLGEGVVRTIAMSSTDGLVRGMKVKNTGAPINVPVGREVLGRILNVAGKPVDEISVLRLNDGKVVRGIISEEGETSYTVKVRDLKHVHDITDVTVSKTNVKEIVSLEATQTLPIHRPAPKFEEQSTASEMFETGIKVVDLLAPYSRGGKVGLFGGAGVGKTVLIQELINNVALAHGGFSVFGGVGERTREGNDLYFEMMESGIMGANGTWEESKVALVFGQMNEPPGARARVALSALTIAEYFRDSEGQDVLLFIDNIFRFTQAGSEVSALLGRIPSAVGYQPTLATEMGALQERITSTTKGSITSVQAVYVPADDLTDPAPATAFAHLDATTVLSRQLASLGIYPAVDPLDSTSQILTPEIVGEEHYQVARDVQSVLQRYKELQDIIAILGMDELAEEDKLVVARARKIQRFLSQPFHVAEQFTGMKGKYVKLEDTIAGFKALVNGEVDDLPEQAFYLVGTLDDAREAAERLAAEA, via the coding sequence ATGGCGGCAGAACCGGTGAACACAGAAGCGGGCCAGCAGGCCACAAAACTTGGGTCCATCAAGCAGGTCCTTGGTCCGGTTGTGGACGTGGCCTTCGCCACCGACGCGGTGCCCGATCTGTTGACGGCGCTGCTGGTGACCAACCCGGGTCTCTCCGATGAGGAAGACAACCTGGTGTTGGAAGTTGCGCTCCACCTGGGTGAGGGCGTGGTGCGTACCATCGCCATGAGCTCGACCGACGGTCTGGTGCGTGGGATGAAGGTCAAGAACACCGGCGCGCCCATCAACGTGCCGGTCGGTCGTGAGGTGCTCGGTCGTATTCTCAACGTCGCCGGCAAGCCCGTCGACGAGATCAGCGTGCTGCGTCTCAACGACGGCAAGGTCGTTCGCGGCATCATCTCCGAGGAAGGCGAGACCTCGTACACGGTGAAAGTGCGCGACCTTAAGCACGTGCATGACATCACGGATGTGACCGTCTCGAAGACCAACGTCAAAGAGATCGTGTCGCTTGAAGCGACGCAGACCCTTCCGATTCACCGCCCGGCTCCGAAGTTCGAGGAGCAGTCCACGGCCAGCGAGATGTTCGAGACGGGCATCAAGGTCGTCGACCTCCTCGCCCCGTACTCGCGTGGTGGTAAGGTCGGCCTCTTCGGCGGCGCCGGCGTCGGCAAGACGGTTCTGATTCAGGAACTGATCAACAACGTGGCGCTTGCCCACGGTGGTTTCTCGGTCTTCGGCGGCGTCGGTGAGCGTACCCGTGAAGGAAACGACCTCTACTTCGAGATGATGGAGTCGGGGATCATGGGCGCCAACGGCACCTGGGAAGAGTCCAAGGTTGCCCTGGTGTTCGGTCAGATGAACGAGCCGCCCGGAGCGCGTGCGCGCGTGGCGCTCTCCGCGCTGACCATCGCGGAGTACTTCCGCGACTCGGAAGGCCAGGACGTGCTTCTCTTCATCGACAACATCTTCCGCTTCACCCAGGCCGGCTCGGAGGTCTCCGCGCTTCTCGGCCGTATCCCCTCCGCGGTCGGTTACCAGCCGACGCTGGCCACCGAGATGGGCGCGCTTCAGGAGCGTATTACCTCGACGACCAAGGGCTCGATTACGTCCGTTCAGGCCGTCTACGTTCCCGCCGATGACCTTACGGACCCCGCGCCCGCGACCGCGTTCGCTCACCTTGATGCGACGACGGTTCTCTCGCGTCAGCTGGCGTCGCTGGGTATCTACCCGGCGGTCGACCCGCTCGACTCCACCAGCCAGATTCTCACCCCGGAGATCGTGGGTGAGGAGCACTATCAGGTGGCGCGTGACGTGCAGTCGGTGCTTCAGCGCTACAAAGAGCTTCAGGACATCATCGCCATTCTCGGCATGGACGAGCTGGCCGAGGAAGACAAGCTGGTCGTGGCGCGCGCCCGTAAGATCCAGCGCTTCCTCTCGCAGCCCTTCCACGTCGCCGAGCAGTTCACCGGCATGAAGGGCAAGTACGTGAAGCTCGAAGACACCATCGCCGGGTTCAAGGCGCTTGTGAACGGTGAGGTTGATGACCTTCCCGAGCAGGCCTTCTACCTGGTGGGTACGCTGGATGACGCCCGCGAAGCGGCTGAGCGTCTGGCGGCTGAGGCGTAA
- the atpC gene encoding ATP synthase F1 subunit epsilon, with translation MAETLHLEVVTPEKAVFSEPVDDVVLPGLLGQMDILPGHLPILSVLGVGEMIVTQGGKTRHFLVEQGYVEVFNDRVTVLTEGCSGVSDIDIERARRDLERYETAMVELEERSKNEMVPEDIFEQHRLALKRERMKIAFAKEGKIVE, from the coding sequence ATGGCCGAGACGCTGCATTTGGAAGTTGTGACCCCCGAGAAGGCGGTCTTCAGCGAGCCTGTCGACGACGTGGTTCTGCCGGGTCTGCTGGGGCAGATGGACATTCTGCCGGGCCACCTGCCGATCCTCTCGGTGCTGGGTGTTGGCGAGATGATCGTGACCCAGGGAGGCAAGACGCGTCACTTCCTGGTGGAGCAGGGCTATGTCGAGGTGTTCAACGATCGCGTCACCGTGCTCACCGAAGGGTGCAGCGGTGTCAGCGACATCGACATCGAGCGCGCCCGCCGCGACCTGGAGCGCTACGAGACCGCGATGGTCGAGCTCGAAGAGCGCTCCAAAAATGAGATGGTGCCCGAGGATATCTTCGAGCAGCACCGCCTGGCGCTTAAGCGCGAGCGCATGAAGATTGCGTTCGCTAAGGAAGGCAAGATCGTAGAGTAA